Proteins from a single region of Streptomyces spinoverrucosus:
- a CDS encoding VWA domain-containing protein, with protein sequence MTADAGVTASAGVTADVGVTADVASRLTGFVAALRAHGVRVGTGETVDAARAVRALGLADRELLRAGLAATLLHTTGQRQVFDPVFDLYFPRGVGGPQGEAADRDDLRDRLAAALTADDSALLGQLAIEAVDGFGGYGSSPASDGWSSYQTLDRIRPQTLLARVRADVRAQWGDSGFADRLLDDEIRRRIEVFRALVAAEARRRVAERRGREEIARRAVAPTADRVDFLYAGKDRLAELRRTVQPLARKLATRLAARRRRAARGSIDLRRTLRGSLSMGGVPMRPVLRRRRPVRPELVLLCDVSGSVSGFSDFTMLLVQALHDQFSKLRVFAFVNRIDEVTGLLEHGAADSGGLGARIRAEATLTGWHGSSDYGVALGEFAERYGDAVGPRTTVFVLGDARTNMSDPNLAAVRQIAARARRVYWLNPEPRPQWGTGDSAAPAYAELVEMRECRNARQLGVLIARLLPV encoded by the coding sequence GGTGTGACCGCCGATGTCGCCTCCCGGCTGACGGGCTTCGTGGCCGCGCTGCGCGCGCACGGCGTCCGCGTCGGCACCGGCGAGACCGTGGACGCGGCACGGGCGGTGCGGGCGCTGGGACTCGCCGACCGCGAGCTGCTGCGCGCGGGTCTCGCCGCGACGCTGCTGCACACCACGGGCCAACGACAGGTGTTCGACCCGGTCTTCGACCTGTACTTCCCGCGCGGCGTGGGCGGCCCGCAGGGCGAGGCGGCGGACCGGGACGACCTGCGCGACCGGCTCGCGGCGGCGCTCACCGCCGACGACAGCGCACTGCTGGGGCAGTTGGCCATCGAGGCCGTGGACGGCTTCGGCGGGTACGGGAGTTCACCGGCGTCGGACGGCTGGTCGTCGTACCAGACGCTGGACCGGATCCGCCCGCAGACGCTGCTCGCCCGGGTCCGCGCCGACGTGCGGGCCCAGTGGGGGGACTCGGGGTTCGCGGACCGGCTGCTGGACGACGAGATCCGGCGGCGTATCGAGGTGTTCCGCGCTCTGGTGGCGGCGGAGGCGCGGCGCCGGGTGGCCGAGCGGCGCGGCCGGGAGGAGATCGCCCGGCGCGCGGTGGCGCCCACCGCCGACCGGGTCGACTTCCTGTACGCCGGGAAGGACCGGCTGGCCGAGCTGCGCAGGACGGTTCAGCCACTCGCCCGGAAGCTGGCCACCCGACTGGCCGCCCGGCGGCGCCGGGCCGCCCGCGGCAGCATCGACCTGCGGCGCACCCTGCGCGGGTCGCTGTCGATGGGCGGCGTGCCGATGCGGCCGGTGCTGCGCCGGCGGCGTCCCGTCCGGCCCGAACTGGTGCTGCTGTGCGATGTGTCGGGCTCGGTGTCGGGTTTCTCGGACTTCACGATGCTGCTGGTGCAGGCGCTGCACGACCAGTTCAGCAAGCTGCGCGTCTTCGCCTTCGTCAACCGGATCGACGAGGTGACCGGGCTGCTGGAGCACGGCGCCGCCGATTCCGGGGGTCTCGGCGCGCGCATCCGGGCCGAGGCGACGCTCACGGGCTGGCACGGCAGCAGCGACTACGGCGTCGCGCTGGGCGAGTTCGCCGAGCGGTACGGCGACGCGGTCGGCCCGCGGACGACGGTGTTCGTCCTCGGTGACGCCCGGACGAACATGAGCGACCCGAACCTCGCGGCCGTGCGGCAGATCGCCGCACGGGCCCGCCGCGTCTACTGGCTGAACCCCGAGCCGCGCCCCCAGTGGGGCACCGGCGACTCCGCCGCGCCCGCCTACGCCGAGCTGGTCGAGATGCGCGAGTGCCGTAACGCCCGCCAGCTCGGCGTGCTGATCGCCCGCCTGTTGCCGGTCTGA
- a CDS encoding SDR family oxidoreductase: protein MTTLEGSVALVTGGSRGIGKALVTALYERGAKKVYATARDPRTITHPDAVPLALEVSDPASVEAAAAQAQDVTVLINNAGASVNANFLDSPVEDVRREFETNFYGPLLVTRAFVPVLERNGGGHILNVHSVLSWIGLAGSYSASKAALWSQTNSLRLDLRPRRIEVTGLHVGYVDTDMAAEIDAPKSTPESVAAQALDGIESGAFEVLADDVSRQVKAGLSADLAALYPQLAT, encoded by the coding sequence ATGACCACCCTCGAAGGCTCCGTCGCCCTCGTCACCGGCGGCAGCCGCGGCATCGGCAAGGCGTTGGTGACCGCCCTGTACGAGCGCGGCGCGAAGAAGGTGTACGCCACCGCCCGCGACCCCCGCACCATCACGCACCCGGACGCCGTGCCGCTCGCCCTGGAGGTGAGCGATCCGGCGTCGGTCGAGGCCGCCGCAGCACAGGCGCAGGACGTCACCGTCCTGATCAACAACGCGGGCGCCTCGGTCAACGCGAACTTCCTCGACTCGCCCGTCGAGGACGTGCGCCGCGAGTTCGAGACCAACTTCTACGGCCCGCTCCTCGTGACCCGCGCCTTCGTCCCGGTGCTCGAACGCAACGGCGGCGGCCACATCCTCAACGTCCACTCGGTGCTGTCGTGGATCGGCCTCGCCGGCTCGTACAGCGCCTCGAAGGCCGCCTTGTGGTCCCAGACCAACTCCCTGCGCCTGGACCTCAGGCCGCGCCGCATCGAGGTCACCGGTCTGCACGTCGGCTACGTCGACACGGACATGGCCGCGGAGATCGACGCGCCCAAGTCGACGCCCGAGAGCGTCGCCGCCCAGGCCCTCGACGGCATCGAGTCCGGCGCCTTCGAGGTGCTGGCCGACGACGTCTCGCGGCAGGTGAAGGCGGGCCTGTCGGCCGACCTCGCGGCGCTGTACCCGCAGCTCGCCACCTGA
- a CDS encoding NAD(P)-dependent alcohol dehydrogenase has translation MKAVVQDRYGGWDTLEFREVDQPVPAAGEVLVRVRAASVNAYDWHYLHGDPKIARLMMGLRRPKAAIRGRDFAGVVEAVGGGVKGLAPGDEVYGEADGAFAEFVCVADGAVDRKPAGLSFEQAAAMPLAANTALVGLRDVARVRPGQKVLVNGASGGVGTFAVQLAKAYGAEVGGVCGTRNVELVRSLGADHVIDYTREDFTRAGRRYEVVLDLVGNRSLGEFRRTLTPDGTLVLSGGGVYEGGSLFGPMTLLFKRRAVAPFVRQRLLELSAHQSKANLTALRELVESGKLTPVVERTYPLSEAAAAIRHLEVEHARAKIVVVV, from the coding sequence ATGAAGGCAGTGGTTCAGGACCGGTACGGCGGATGGGACACGCTGGAGTTCCGGGAGGTCGACCAGCCGGTGCCCGCGGCCGGCGAGGTGCTGGTGCGGGTGCGCGCGGCCTCGGTCAACGCCTACGACTGGCATTACCTGCACGGCGACCCGAAGATCGCGCGGTTGATGATGGGGCTGCGCAGGCCGAAAGCGGCCATACGGGGCCGGGACTTCGCCGGGGTGGTGGAAGCGGTCGGCGGTGGGGTCAAGGGGCTGGCGCCCGGGGACGAGGTGTACGGCGAGGCGGACGGGGCGTTCGCGGAGTTCGTGTGTGTGGCGGACGGCGCGGTGGACCGGAAACCGGCCGGCCTCAGCTTCGAGCAGGCGGCCGCGATGCCGCTGGCCGCGAACACCGCCCTCGTCGGCCTGCGCGACGTCGCCCGGGTGCGGCCGGGCCAGAAGGTGCTGGTGAACGGCGCGTCGGGCGGGGTGGGCACATTCGCCGTGCAGCTCGCCAAGGCGTACGGCGCCGAGGTGGGCGGCGTGTGCGGCACGCGGAACGTGGAGTTGGTCCGCTCGCTCGGCGCGGACCACGTCATCGACTACACGCGGGAGGACTTCACCCGCGCCGGGCGGCGGTACGAGGTCGTGCTGGACCTGGTGGGCAACCGGTCCCTGGGCGAGTTCCGTCGCACCCTCACCCCGGACGGGACGCTCGTCCTGTCCGGCGGAGGCGTCTACGAGGGCGGCAGCCTGTTCGGACCGATGACGCTCTTGTTCAAGCGGCGGGCGGTGGCACCCTTCGTCCGCCAACGGCTGCTGGAACTCTCGGCACACCAGAGCAAGGCGAACCTCACCGCCCTGCGTGAACTCGTCGAGTCCGGGAAGCTCACCCCGGTCGTGGAACGGACGTATCCACTGAGCGAGGCGGCGGCGGCGATACGGCACCTGGAGGTGGAGCACGCGCGCGCGAAGATAGTCGTGGTCGTGTGA
- a CDS encoding cupin domain-containing protein translates to MLEVKTLDKPDERRDFPRGHLEAVHLSGLDFAVATFEPGWRWSESVGPIAGTDSCQIHHNGYVVQGRMRIRMDDGAEQEVGPGDVFVCPPGHDAWVVGDEQVVAYDFAGAMAREYAKEE, encoded by the coding sequence ATGCTGGAGGTGAAAACGCTCGACAAGCCGGACGAGCGGCGCGACTTCCCGCGCGGCCACCTGGAAGCCGTCCACCTCTCGGGACTCGACTTCGCGGTGGCCACCTTCGAACCGGGCTGGCGCTGGTCGGAGTCCGTCGGCCCGATCGCGGGCACCGACTCCTGCCAGATCCACCACAACGGATATGTCGTCCAGGGCCGCATGCGCATCCGCATGGACGACGGCGCCGAGCAGGAGGTCGGCCCCGGCGACGTCTTCGTCTGCCCGCCCGGGCACGACGCCTGGGTGGTCGGCGACGAGCAGGTCGTCGCGTACGACTTCGCGGGCGCCATGGCCAGGGAGTACGCGAAGGAGGAGTAG
- a CDS encoding pyridoxal-phosphate dependent enzyme — protein MTTTTPPVTLDDVRDAAARLKGVAHRTPVLRSRTLDALVGAEVLLKCENFQRVGAFKFRGAYNTASRLTPEQLARGIAAYSSGNHAQAVALAARELGTTAVIVMPEDAPASKRDATAGYGAEIVTYDRYTGDRVAIAEALAAERGLTVIPPYEHPHVIAGQGTAALELLEEAGELDALVTPVGGGGLIAGSATVAKGLHPGIRVVGVEPEAGDDTKRSLQAGRRLSIPVPHTIADGQALHTPGELTFSVNRRLVDGIALVSDDEIRAAMRFAFERLKIVVEPSGATPLAALLSGRVERLPRRVGVIVSGGNIDADRFARLCAGGE, from the coding sequence GTGACGACCACTACCCCACCCGTCACCCTCGACGACGTCCGGGACGCCGCCGCACGGCTGAAGGGGGTCGCCCATCGCACCCCCGTCCTGCGCTCACGCACACTCGACGCACTGGTCGGCGCCGAGGTCCTCCTGAAGTGCGAGAACTTCCAGCGCGTCGGTGCCTTCAAGTTCCGCGGCGCCTACAACACCGCCTCCCGGCTCACGCCCGAGCAGTTGGCCCGCGGTATCGCCGCCTACTCCTCCGGCAACCACGCCCAGGCCGTCGCCCTCGCCGCCCGCGAACTGGGCACCACCGCCGTGATCGTCATGCCCGAGGACGCCCCGGCATCGAAGCGCGACGCCACCGCCGGATACGGCGCCGAGATCGTCACCTACGACCGCTACACCGGCGACCGGGTCGCCATCGCCGAGGCCCTGGCAGCGGAGCGCGGCCTCACCGTCATCCCGCCGTACGAGCACCCCCACGTGATCGCCGGGCAGGGCACCGCGGCCCTCGAACTCCTCGAAGAGGCGGGGGAGCTGGACGCGCTGGTCACCCCGGTCGGCGGTGGCGGGCTGATCGCCGGCAGCGCCACCGTGGCCAAGGGGCTGCATCCCGGCATCCGGGTCGTCGGCGTCGAGCCGGAGGCCGGCGACGACACCAAGCGGTCGCTTCAGGCGGGCCGTCGCCTCAGCATCCCGGTGCCGCACACCATCGCCGACGGGCAGGCGCTGCACACGCCCGGCGAGTTGACGTTCTCCGTGAACCGGCGGCTCGTCGACGGCATCGCGCTGGTCAGTGACGACGAGATCCGGGCCGCGATGCGGTTCGCCTTCGAGCGGCTGAAGATCGTCGTCGAGCCCAGCGGCGCCACCCCGCTGGCCGCCCTGCTCTCCGGCCGTGTCGAGCGCCTTCCGCGCCGCGTCGGCGTGATCGTCTCCGGCGGCAACATCGACGCCGACCGCTTCGCCCGGCTGTGCGCGGGCGGCGAATGA
- a CDS encoding helix-turn-helix transcriptional regulator, producing MAEQDLQAQRDAIIAALAPVVDGIAATFGPVCEVVLHDYRQPEKSVVAVAGSVTGRAVGGAMSEIGMRVLARGDEADDELNYLTRTRDGQLVKSSTMVLRDSTGAVFGALCVNVDAGAVQQAHALLGALAGAGDAVQTPVTTFGNDIDSVVDAILDAHRLRQHQTWAGLDRAERLELFRSLDEHGVFAVRRAVEQVATRLGISRASAYSYLSQARASTDPASEGARP from the coding sequence GTGGCCGAGCAGGATCTGCAGGCACAGCGGGACGCGATCATCGCCGCGCTCGCGCCGGTCGTCGACGGCATCGCCGCGACCTTCGGGCCGGTGTGCGAGGTGGTGCTGCACGACTACCGGCAGCCGGAGAAGTCGGTGGTCGCCGTCGCGGGTTCGGTGACCGGGCGGGCGGTGGGCGGGGCGATGAGCGAGATCGGCATGCGGGTGCTCGCCCGCGGCGACGAGGCCGACGACGAGCTGAACTACCTCACCCGAACCCGGGACGGACAGCTGGTCAAGTCGTCCACCATGGTGCTGCGCGACTCCACGGGCGCGGTGTTCGGCGCTCTGTGCGTCAACGTGGACGCGGGCGCGGTCCAGCAGGCCCACGCCCTGCTCGGCGCGCTCGCCGGCGCCGGCGACGCGGTCCAGACGCCGGTCACCACCTTCGGCAACGACATCGACTCGGTCGTCGACGCCATCCTCGACGCCCACCGCTTGCGGCAGCACCAGACCTGGGCCGGCCTCGACCGCGCCGAGCGCCTCGAACTCTTCCGCAGCCTCGACGAGCACGGCGTGTTCGCGGTGCGGCGCGCCGTCGAGCAGGTCGCCACCCGCCTCGGCATCTCCCGCGCGTCGGCCTACAGCTACCTCTCCCAGGCCCGCGCCTCGACCGACCCCGCTTCCGAAGGAGCCCGCCCGTGA
- a CDS encoding aldehyde dehydrogenase family protein translates to MAITRDLLIGGKDVPAASGRTTEDLNPYTAEPYATVAAAGAEDVDRAVAAAQAAFDDWAAVTPFARRAIFLKAADLLDARGEQVAQLMAQEVGGSRPWALFNVALAANILREAAAAVTAPRGEVLSAQEEGALGLAVREPLGVVAAFSPWNAPVILGVRAVAAPLAAGNTVVLKPSEDAPIACGLLVADVLKEAGLPDGVLNVVTNDPADAARIAESLIADPRVRAVNFTGSTGVGRIIGEHAARHLKPAVLELGGKNSVIVLDDADVDYAVEAATFGVFMNAGQICMSGDRILVHASLVEEFTRKFTAKVASLPAGDPADPHTVVGPLVSAAAARRVAALVRDAAAKGATVLTGGGEPEGAVHPATVLTGVTEEMDLYRTEAFGPVCAVTAFATDDEAVALANATENGLTCGIITENGTHGLRVARRVQTGIVHINDQSVADEPQAPFGGAKASGYGRFGGRWGVEAFSNTRWVTLATQHAHYPF, encoded by the coding sequence ATGGCCATCACCCGTGACCTGCTCATCGGCGGCAAGGACGTGCCCGCCGCGTCCGGACGCACCACCGAGGACCTCAACCCCTACACCGCGGAGCCCTACGCCACCGTCGCCGCGGCGGGCGCCGAGGACGTCGACCGGGCGGTGGCGGCCGCGCAGGCCGCCTTCGACGACTGGGCGGCGGTCACTCCGTTCGCCCGGCGGGCGATCTTCCTGAAGGCCGCCGACCTGCTCGACGCGCGCGGTGAACAGGTCGCACAGCTCATGGCGCAGGAGGTGGGCGGCTCCCGCCCGTGGGCGTTGTTCAATGTCGCGCTGGCCGCGAACATCCTGCGTGAGGCGGCCGCCGCCGTCACCGCCCCGCGCGGCGAGGTGCTCAGCGCACAGGAGGAGGGCGCGCTGGGGCTGGCGGTGCGTGAACCGCTGGGCGTGGTCGCCGCGTTCTCGCCGTGGAACGCGCCGGTCATCCTCGGCGTACGGGCCGTGGCCGCACCGCTCGCGGCCGGCAACACCGTGGTGCTCAAGCCGAGCGAGGACGCGCCCATCGCCTGCGGGCTCCTCGTCGCCGACGTGCTGAAGGAGGCCGGACTGCCGGACGGCGTACTGAACGTCGTCACCAACGACCCGGCCGACGCCGCCCGGATCGCCGAGAGCCTGATCGCCGACCCGCGCGTCCGCGCCGTCAACTTCACCGGCTCCACCGGCGTCGGTCGCATCATCGGGGAGCACGCGGCCCGCCATCTCAAGCCCGCCGTCCTGGAGTTGGGCGGCAAGAACTCCGTCATCGTGCTCGACGACGCCGACGTCGACTACGCCGTGGAAGCCGCCACCTTCGGCGTCTTCATGAACGCCGGCCAGATCTGCATGTCCGGCGACCGGATCCTCGTACACGCCTCGCTGGTCGAGGAGTTCACGCGGAAGTTCACCGCGAAGGTCGCCTCGCTGCCGGCCGGTGACCCCGCCGACCCGCACACCGTCGTCGGCCCGCTGGTCAGCGCCGCCGCGGCACGGCGGGTGGCGGCGCTGGTGCGGGACGCGGCGGCGAAGGGCGCCACCGTGCTCACCGGGGGCGGCGAGCCGGAGGGTGCGGTGCATCCGGCCACCGTGCTCACCGGGGTCACGGAGGAGATGGACCTCTATCGCACCGAGGCGTTCGGGCCGGTCTGCGCCGTGACCGCGTTCGCCACCGACGACGAGGCCGTGGCCCTGGCCAACGCCACCGAAAACGGCCTGACCTGCGGCATCATCACCGAGAACGGCACCCACGGGCTGCGCGTGGCCCGTCGTGTCCAGACCGGCATCGTGCACATCAACGACCAGTCCGTGGCCGACGAGCCGCAGGCCCCGTTCGGTGGCGCGAAGGCGTCGGGGTACGGCCGGTTCGGTGGGCGCTGGGGCGTCGAGGCGTTCTCCAACACCCGCTGGGTGACCCTGGCCACCCAGCACGCCCACTACCCGTTCTGA
- a CDS encoding AraC family transcriptional regulator, giving the protein MRDIRHESVAPTSIRRLAPGAGIDAHRHDDHQIVYAGRGVLVVTTDAGSWVAPATRAIWVPAGTVHSHQAHGELELHLVGLPVDTNPLGIDEPTVLSVSPLLRELILARTRDPADDSPEHRRLRAVLCDQLRASPQQPLHVPMPTAPHLRALCEILLADPADNRTLAALGRQVGASDRTLSRLFRSDLGMTFPQWRTQLRLSHALVLLAEETPVTVVAHRCGWSSASAFIDVFRRAFGHTPGATRASGQNG; this is encoded by the coding sequence ATGAGGGATATCCGCCATGAGTCGGTGGCGCCGACCAGCATCCGCCGGCTGGCCCCCGGTGCCGGCATCGACGCCCACCGGCACGACGACCACCAGATCGTCTACGCGGGCCGGGGCGTGCTCGTCGTCACCACCGACGCCGGCTCGTGGGTCGCCCCGGCCACCCGCGCCATCTGGGTACCGGCCGGCACCGTGCACTCCCACCAGGCGCACGGCGAGCTCGAACTGCATCTGGTCGGCCTGCCCGTCGACACCAACCCCCTCGGCATCGACGAGCCCACCGTGCTGAGCGTCAGCCCGCTGCTGCGGGAGCTGATCCTCGCCCGCACCCGCGACCCGGCGGACGACAGCCCCGAACACCGGCGCCTGCGTGCCGTGCTGTGCGACCAGCTGCGGGCCTCACCGCAGCAGCCACTGCACGTGCCCATGCCGACCGCACCGCACCTCAGGGCGCTGTGCGAGATCCTGCTCGCCGACCCGGCAGACAACCGCACGCTGGCGGCCCTCGGCAGACAGGTCGGCGCCAGCGACCGCACACTGTCCCGCCTGTTCAGGTCCGACCTCGGCATGACGTTCCCGCAGTGGCGCACCCAACTGCGGCTCTCCCACGCCCTGGTGCTGCTCGCCGAGGAGACGCCGGTGACCGTGGTGGCGCACCGGTGCGGTTGGTCCTCGGCGAGCGCGTTCATCGACGTCTTCCGCCGCGCCTTCGGCCACACGCCGGGCGCGACGCGGGCGTCGGGTCAGAACGGGTAG
- a CDS encoding MFS transporter, producing MPRNKSIVLLSVGHACVDVYQGAVAALVPFFVAERAYTYAAASGIVLAAGLLSSVAQPFFGALTDRRPVPWLLPVSTVLGGLGVALSGISGSYALTLLFVALSGIGVAAYHPESARVARVAAAGSHSSMGWFSLGGNVGFAAAPLLVTVVIATGGLRFSPLLILPALVGSVLTLPILRALEQAPRGEGGEEAADGRDDWASFVRLSLAVVCRSIVFVGLSTFVALHARQQTGGGTAAGTAALFVLYLGGAVGTLVGSRLAHRWDRVTVVRMSYLITVGAVAGVVFVPGPAIHLFVALTSIGLYVPFSLQVTLAQDYLPTRVGTAGGITLGLTVSVGGLTSPLIGTVADATSLRTALMPLILMPAVSWLLFRTLPEPAVPKRLLGNRNEDAARTTTAGSPETSR from the coding sequence ATGCCAAGGAACAAGTCGATCGTGCTGCTGTCGGTCGGGCATGCCTGTGTGGACGTCTACCAGGGCGCCGTGGCGGCCTTGGTGCCGTTCTTCGTCGCCGAGCGTGCCTACACCTACGCCGCCGCTTCGGGCATCGTGCTCGCCGCCGGCCTGCTGTCCTCGGTGGCACAGCCGTTCTTCGGCGCGCTCACCGACCGGCGCCCCGTCCCCTGGCTGCTCCCGGTGAGCACGGTGCTGGGCGGGCTCGGGGTGGCTCTGAGCGGCATCAGCGGCTCGTATGCGCTCACGCTGCTGTTCGTGGCGCTGTCGGGCATCGGCGTCGCCGCCTACCACCCGGAGTCGGCGCGCGTCGCGCGGGTCGCCGCCGCGGGCAGCCACAGCTCGATGGGCTGGTTCTCGCTGGGCGGGAACGTCGGCTTCGCGGCGGCTCCCCTCCTGGTCACCGTCGTGATCGCCACGGGCGGTCTGCGGTTCTCCCCGCTGCTGATCCTGCCCGCGCTGGTCGGCAGTGTGCTCACCCTGCCGATACTGCGGGCGCTGGAGCAGGCGCCGCGCGGCGAGGGCGGCGAGGAGGCCGCGGACGGGCGGGACGACTGGGCCTCGTTCGTGCGGCTGTCGCTGGCGGTGGTGTGCCGGTCGATCGTCTTCGTCGGCCTGAGCACCTTCGTCGCCCTGCACGCCCGGCAGCAGACGGGTGGGGGTACGGCGGCGGGGACGGCCGCGCTGTTCGTGCTCTATCTCGGCGGCGCGGTCGGCACGCTCGTCGGCAGCCGGCTGGCGCACCGCTGGGACCGGGTCACGGTGGTGCGCATGTCGTACCTGATCACGGTCGGCGCCGTCGCCGGTGTGGTGTTCGTGCCCGGCCCGGCGATCCATCTGTTCGTGGCGCTCACCTCGATCGGCCTGTACGTGCCGTTCTCGCTCCAGGTCACGCTCGCGCAGGACTACCTGCCCACACGCGTCGGCACGGCCGGCGGGATCACCCTCGGCCTGACGGTCAGCGTCGGCGGCCTCACCAGTCCCCTGATCGGCACGGTCGCCGACGCCACGTCGCTGCGCACAGCCCTGATGCCGCTGATCCTGATGCCCGCCGTGAGCTGGCTGCTGTTCCGCACCCTGCCCGAACCGGCCGTTCCGAAGCGCCTGTTGGGCAACCGGAACGAGGATGCCGCGCGGACCACCACCGCCGGCAGCCCGGAGACGAGCCGCTAG
- a CDS encoding YbhB/YbcL family Raf kinase inhibitor-like protein — MADIDIRSSAFNDHSFIARRYAYEGENVSPPLAWSGVPDDATELVLLCEDPDAPSGTFAHWIVVGIDPHSEGVDAGQVPSGGTELVNGYGERGWGGPHPPPGDDAHHYFFRLYALSEPCALPDAPNAAQVHEAVERREVADGTLVALYQR; from the coding sequence ATGGCAGACATCGACATCAGAAGTAGTGCATTCAACGACCACTCCTTCATCGCGCGCCGTTACGCGTACGAGGGGGAGAACGTGTCGCCTCCGCTGGCGTGGAGCGGCGTACCGGACGACGCGACGGAGCTGGTGCTGCTGTGCGAGGACCCCGACGCCCCGTCGGGCACGTTCGCGCACTGGATCGTGGTCGGCATCGACCCCCACAGCGAGGGTGTCGACGCGGGTCAGGTCCCGTCCGGCGGCACCGAACTCGTCAACGGCTACGGCGAGCGGGGCTGGGGCGGCCCCCATCCTCCACCGGGAGACGACGCCCATCACTATTTCTTCCGGCTCTACGCCCTGTCGGAGCCCTGCGCGCTCCCCGACGCGCCGAACGCCGCGCAGGTGCACGAGGCGGTCGAGCGACGGGAAGTCGCCGACGGAACGCTGGTGGCTCTGTACCAGCGCTGA
- a CDS encoding CapA family protein translates to MGGGVVTLFLCGDVMLGRGVDQILAHPGDPELREGYVGDARDYVALAEAVSGPIPAPVAPAWPWGEALRVLDEAAPEVRIVNLETAVTSCGAFAPGKEVHYRMHPANLPALAVARPDVCVLANNHVLDFGRPGLTETLDALGGAGLRTAGAGHDAAEAYAPAVVPLRAGGRVLVFALGTRSSGIPSDWAATEDGQPGVAYAPGPSPGTAEAVVQRVRRVKRPGDLAVVSVHWGSNWGYLVPRDQVRFAHALLDGGVDLVHGHSSHHPRPLEVYRDRLILYGCGDFVDDYEGIPGYEEYRDDLRIAYLATLEADSGRLTGLRMVPLQARRMRLEPATERDRWWLCSVFDRISAGLHVDLAPDGTLALRHATETGR, encoded by the coding sequence ATGGGCGGCGGTGTCGTGACGCTGTTCCTGTGCGGGGACGTGATGCTCGGGCGCGGCGTCGACCAGATCCTCGCGCACCCCGGCGATCCGGAGCTGCGCGAGGGGTACGTCGGGGACGCCCGCGACTATGTGGCGCTGGCGGAGGCGGTCAGCGGTCCCATCCCGGCTCCGGTCGCACCGGCGTGGCCGTGGGGCGAGGCCCTGCGGGTACTGGACGAGGCCGCGCCGGAGGTGCGGATCGTGAATCTGGAGACGGCGGTCACGAGCTGCGGCGCCTTCGCGCCCGGCAAGGAAGTGCACTACCGCATGCACCCGGCCAACCTGCCCGCCCTGGCCGTCGCCCGTCCCGACGTCTGCGTCCTGGCCAACAACCACGTCCTGGACTTCGGCCGGCCCGGCCTGACGGAGACCCTGGACGCGCTCGGGGGCGCGGGCCTCAGGACCGCCGGCGCGGGACACGATGCCGCCGAGGCGTACGCGCCCGCCGTGGTCCCGCTCCGCGCAGGTGGCCGCGTACTGGTGTTCGCCCTGGGCACGCGCTCCAGCGGCATCCCCTCCGACTGGGCGGCCACCGAGGACGGGCAGCCCGGTGTCGCGTACGCCCCCGGCCCCTCGCCCGGCACGGCCGAGGCCGTCGTGCAGCGCGTGCGGCGGGTCAAGCGGCCCGGCGACCTCGCGGTCGTCTCCGTGCACTGGGGCTCGAACTGGGGCTACCTCGTCCCCCGCGACCAGGTCCGGTTCGCCCACGCCCTGCTGGACGGCGGCGTCGACCTCGTCCACGGACACTCCTCGCACCACCCGCGCCCGCTGGAGGTCTACCGGGACCGGCTGATCCTCTACGGCTGCGGTGACTTCGTCGACGACTACGAGGGCATCCCCGGCTACGAGGAGTACCGCGACGACCTCCGCATCGCCTACCTCGCCACGCTGGAGGCGGACAGCGGGCGACTGACCGGCCTGCGCATGGTGCCGCTGCAGGCGCGGCGGATGCGGCTGGAGCCCGCGACCGAGCGGGACCGCTGGTGGCTGTGCAGCGTCTTCGACCGGATCAGCGCGGGCCTGCACGTGGACCTGGCCCCCGACGGGACACTCGCGCTGCGCCACGCCACGGAGACCGGCCGATGA